One Candidatus Sericytochromatia bacterium DNA segment encodes these proteins:
- a CDS encoding DUF350 domain-containing protein: MERYLNVAVMMLEALFLLWGAKQLWGVVLRRDMNTELTTHDNPAVAITLAGYFFGVLIALAGVAAAPGSGGREDLLSFAAFGAAGVLVLFLSLFAAPLVGGIKLRRDILEQRNVSAAMVLAATFIATGLIFSGAVRGEGAGLAAWVALFLFQLLGQVVLALMAHLFEYVTPYDLHLQITEGQNPAAAVGYAGALVAMGVILQNAVLGDIAYLATDWTSEVRTFLIWCAPLLLLWPVRSLVVNGLLLGFGNLNREISEDRNVGVGVIEAVTYIGFAWVLVSVA, translated from the coding sequence GTGGAACGCTACCTCAACGTTGCGGTGATGATGCTGGAGGCCCTGTTCCTGCTCTGGGGCGCCAAACAATTGTGGGGCGTTGTCCTTCGGCGGGATATGAACACCGAACTCACCACGCACGACAATCCAGCCGTCGCCATCACCCTGGCCGGTTACTTTTTCGGGGTGCTGATTGCCCTGGCCGGCGTGGCCGCTGCTCCCGGGTCGGGAGGCCGTGAGGACCTGCTGTCGTTCGCGGCGTTTGGCGCGGCGGGAGTGCTGGTGCTCTTCTTGTCGCTTTTTGCGGCGCCGCTGGTCGGGGGCATCAAGTTGCGACGGGACATTCTGGAGCAACGAAACGTGTCGGCGGCCATGGTCCTGGCCGCGACCTTCATTGCCACGGGGTTGATTTTCAGCGGGGCGGTGCGAGGGGAAGGCGCGGGTCTGGCTGCCTGGGTGGCCCTCTTTCTTTTTCAACTGTTGGGCCAGGTGGTGCTGGCGCTCATGGCGCACTTGTTCGAGTACGTGACGCCTTATGACCTGCATCTGCAGATCACCGAGGGGCAGAATCCCGCGGCCGCCGTCGGCTATGCAGGAGCCTTGGTGGCCATGGGCGTGATCTTGCAGAACGCGGTCCTTGGTGACATTGCCTATCTCGCCACGGATTGGACCTCAGAGGTCCGAACCTTCCTCATCTGGTGTGCGCCGTTGCTGTTGCTCTGGCCGGTGCGCAGCTTGGTGGTGAATGGATTGCTGCTCGGTTTCGGTAACCTCAATCGTGAAATCTCCGAGGACCGCAATGTGGGGGTCGGCGTGATCGAAGCCGTCACTTACATCGGGTTTGCCTGGGTGCTGGTCAGCGTCGCCTGA